From one Rosa rugosa chromosome 4, drRosRugo1.1, whole genome shotgun sequence genomic stretch:
- the LOC133744076 gene encoding uncharacterized protein LOC133744076, whose product MKKRTMYASGLALLCFVVLMIVTPAIPQSQAYHDFADKRDFFGIPNTLNVISNFPFLVVGIIGLVLCYYGNYMKLSLQGELWGWTCFYLGVAAVGIGSSYYHLNPNDATLVWDRLPMTIAFTSIIAIFIIERIDERKGTISILPLLLAGVISILYWRFFDDLRPYALIQFLPCIAIPLMAILLPPMYTHSTYWLWAAVFYLLAKVEEAGDKVIYKWTYHIVSGHTLKHLCAAMVPVFLTLMLAKRTIETERQSLLKIWKVSWTEFRKKDNDVAVESYTYTTVPVVESQ is encoded by the exons ATGAAGAAGAGAACGATGTACGCCTCGGGACTGGCCCTCCTCTGCTTTGTGGTGCTCATGATCGTCACTCCTGCCATCCCTCAGTCTCAAGCTTACCATGATTTCGCTGATAAGCGCGATTTTTTCG GTATTCCCAATACCCTTAATGTGATTTCAAATTTCCCTTTCCTGGTCGTTGGTATCATTGGTCTCGTCCTTTGCTATTATGGGAACTATATGAAGCTCAG CTTGCAAGGTGAGCTTTGGGGTTGGACATGTTTCTACCTTGGTGTGGCTGCTGTTGGGATTGGATCCTCATATTATCATCTTAACCCAAATGACGCTACTCTAGTGTGGGATCGCTTGCCT ATGACAATTGCATTCACATCAATCATTGCAATTTTCATCATTGAAAGGATTGATGAGCGGAAGGGAACCATTTCCATTTTACCTCTGCTTTTGGCGGGTGTAATAAGCATATTGTATTGGAG ATTTTTTGATGACCTCCGCCCATATGCTCTGATCCAGTTTCTTCCTTGCATTGCCATTCCCCTGATGGCTATCTTGTTGCCCCCTATGTACACACATtccacatattggctttgggcAGCAG TGTTTTATCTTTTAGCCAAGGTGGAAGAAGCTGGTGATAAAGTGATCTACAAATGGACATATCATATTGTTAGTGGGCACACCCTTAAGCATCTGTGCGCCGCAATGGTTCCTGTCTTCTTGACGCTTATGCTTGCGAAGAGAACTATTGAAACAGAGAG GCAAAGTTTGCTCAAGATTTGGAAGGTTTCCTGGACCGAGTTTAGAAAGAAGGATAATGACGTGGCGGTAGAGAGTTACACCTATACTACTGTTCCGGTTGTGGAATCACAATAG